A window of the Enterobacteriaceae bacterium 4M9 genome harbors these coding sequences:
- a CDS encoding MFS transporter: protein MNDYKMTPAERRATWGLGTVFSLRMLGMFMVLPVLTTWGMALQGATEALIGLAIGIYGLAQAVFQVPFGLLSDRIGRKPLIIGGLLVFVLGSVIAALADSIWGVILGRALQGSGAIAAAVMALLSDLTREQNRTKAMAFIGVSFGVTFALAMVLGPIVTHAIGLHGLFWMIALLATLAVIITVLMVPDASTHRLNRESGMVKGCFRQVLANPKLLKLNFGIMCLHIMLMSTFIALPGELERAGLPAVSHWKVYLCTMLIAFACVVPFIIYAEVKRRMKRVFVGCVALLLIAEVVLWGAGTSFWVLVAGVQMFFVAFNLMEAILPSLISKESPAGYKGTAMGVYSTSQFLGVAIGGSLGGWLAGHYDTQTVFLFGALLAVAWLLVSITMQEPPYVSSLRVELPEEAASDATLAQRLLAAPGVNEAVVVPAERSAYVKIDNKVTNRFEIEQLVRGVA, encoded by the coding sequence ATGAACGATTATAAAATGACGCCCGCTGAGCGTCGCGCTACGTGGGGATTAGGGACAGTCTTCTCATTGCGCATGCTGGGCATGTTTATGGTATTGCCCGTGCTCACCACCTGGGGCATGGCGCTCCAGGGCGCGACTGAGGCACTGATTGGTCTGGCTATTGGCATTTATGGTCTGGCGCAGGCTGTCTTCCAGGTGCCTTTTGGCCTGCTCTCTGACCGCATTGGCCGTAAGCCACTGATTATCGGCGGTCTGCTGGTATTCGTGCTTGGCAGTGTTATCGCCGCCCTTGCCGACTCTATCTGGGGCGTGATTCTGGGCCGTGCGCTGCAAGGCTCCGGGGCAATTGCTGCCGCTGTAATGGCGCTCCTGTCCGATCTTACTCGCGAGCAAAACCGCACCAAAGCGATGGCTTTCATCGGCGTCAGCTTCGGTGTGACCTTCGCTTTGGCTATGGTGCTCGGTCCCATCGTGACTCACGCCATAGGCCTGCATGGCCTGTTCTGGATGATTGCCTTGCTGGCAACGCTGGCAGTCATTATCACTGTGCTGATGGTGCCTGACGCCAGTACCCATCGTCTTAACCGCGAATCCGGCATGGTCAAAGGCTGCTTTCGCCAGGTGCTGGCTAACCCGAAGCTGCTCAAACTTAATTTTGGCATCATGTGTTTGCACATCATGCTGATGTCCACGTTTATCGCGCTGCCAGGCGAGCTTGAGCGCGCTGGCCTGCCCGCCGTCAGCCACTGGAAAGTCTACCTGTGCACTATGCTTATCGCCTTTGCCTGCGTGGTGCCGTTTATTATTTATGCCGAAGTGAAGCGCCGCATGAAACGCGTCTTTGTCGGCTGCGTGGCGCTGCTGCTGATTGCCGAAGTGGTGCTGTGGGGCGCGGGCACAAGCTTCTGGGTGCTGGTTGCAGGTGTACAGATGTTCTTTGTGGCATTTAACCTGATGGAAGCCATTTTGCCCTCACTTATCAGCAAGGAATCCCCTGCCGGTTATAAAGGCACGGCAATGGGGGTTTACTCTACCAGCCAGTTTCTCGGCGTTGCCATCGGTGGCTCACTCGGCGGCTGGCTCGCGGGCCATTACGACACCCAGACGGTCTTTTTGTTTGGTGCACTGCTGGCGGTGGCGTGGCTACTGGTAAGCATCACCATGCAGGAGCCGCCTTACGTCAGTAGCCTGCGCGTAGAGTTGCCGGAAGAGGCCGCCAGTGACGCAACACTTGCACAGCGCCTGCTGGCAGCACCTGGCGTAAACGAAGCCGTAGTAGTGCCCGCAGAGCGCAGCGCCTACGTCAAAATCGACAATAAAGTCACCAACCGGTTTGAAATTGAGCAGCTCGTCAGAGGTGTTGCATAA
- a CDS encoding YajQ family cyclic di-GMP-binding protein translates to MPSFDIVSEVDLQEVRNAVENATRELETRFDFRGVAASFEFNEKNKSIKVLSESDFQVNQLLDILRAKLLKRSIEGSSLDVPEEFEHSGKDWSVEAKLKQGIDAAQAKKIVKLIKDSKLKVQAQIQGEQVRVTGKSRDDLQAVMALVRGGNLGQPFQFNNFRD, encoded by the coding sequence ATGCCATCTTTTGACATCGTGTCTGAAGTCGATTTGCAGGAAGTCCGTAACGCGGTGGAAAACGCCACCCGCGAACTGGAAACCCGCTTCGATTTTCGCGGCGTGGCCGCAAGCTTTGAATTTAACGAGAAAAACAAAAGCATCAAGGTGCTGAGCGAATCTGATTTCCAGGTGAACCAGTTGCTGGATATCCTGCGTGCCAAGCTGCTTAAGCGCAGCATTGAAGGCAGTTCCCTGGATGTGCCAGAGGAGTTTGAGCACAGCGGTAAAGACTGGAGCGTGGAAGCCAAACTTAAGCAGGGCATTGACGCGGCGCAGGCGAAGAAAATTGTGAAGCTGATTAAAGACAGCAAGCTGAAAGTGCAGGCGCAGATCCAGGGCGAGCAGGTGCGTGTGACCGGTAAGTCCCGCGATGACCTGCAAGCCGTGATGGCGCTGGTGCGCGGCGGCAATCTCGGCCAGCCATTCCAGTTCAACAACTTCCGCGATTAA
- the panE gene encoding 2-dehydropantoate 2-reductase, translated as MKITVLGCGALGQLWLSALANQGHELQGWLRVPQAQCSVDVTGTDASRFQRAFPANNEPFLAHSELLLVTLKAFQVSDALKNLAPLLPERCPVLLLHNGMGTTEELRGLRQPLVTGVTTQAARRDGNTIIHVASGLTHIGPANDAGRDYSWLAEPLQCALPDVAWHDNINAARWNKLAANCVINPMTAVLNCANGGLREHAQEVETVCHEVAQVMVREGHHTTPEGLLSYVWDVVDSTAANISSMLQDVRMLRHTEIDYITGYLLQHARAHGLSAPANAHLYEQVKRKENEYERIGAGLSRPWE; from the coding sequence ATGAAAATTACCGTGCTGGGCTGTGGCGCACTGGGGCAACTGTGGTTGTCGGCACTCGCAAACCAGGGTCATGAGCTTCAGGGATGGTTGCGCGTACCCCAGGCGCAGTGCAGTGTTGACGTTACCGGCACAGACGCAAGCCGCTTCCAGCGCGCTTTTCCTGCCAATAACGAACCGTTTCTGGCGCACAGCGAACTGCTGCTGGTTACGCTTAAGGCGTTTCAGGTTTCCGATGCCCTTAAAAATCTCGCGCCCCTGTTACCTGAACGCTGTCCGGTACTGCTGCTACACAACGGCATGGGCACCACAGAAGAGTTGCGCGGCCTGCGCCAGCCGCTCGTTACCGGGGTGACAACCCAGGCCGCCCGGCGCGACGGTAATACCATCATTCACGTTGCCAGCGGACTCACGCACATCGGCCCTGCCAACGATGCCGGGCGCGATTACAGCTGGCTTGCCGAGCCGCTACAGTGTGCGCTGCCCGATGTCGCCTGGCATGACAATATCAACGCCGCACGCTGGAATAAACTGGCGGCCAACTGCGTCATCAACCCCATGACGGCGGTACTTAACTGTGCCAACGGCGGACTGCGTGAGCACGCACAGGAGGTGGAAACCGTGTGTCACGAAGTCGCTCAGGTGATGGTGCGCGAAGGCCACCACACCACGCCGGAAGGGCTTTTGAGCTACGTCTGGGATGTGGTGGACAGTACCGCTGCCAATATCTCATCCATGTTGCAGGATGTGCGCATGCTGCGGCATACCGAAATCGACTACATTACTGGCTACCTGCTCCAGCACGCCCGAGCCCACGGCCTGAGCGCCCCGGCCAACGCCCACCTCTATGAGCAGGTCAAACGTAAGGAGAATGAGTATGAGCGCATCGGCGCTGGTTTGTCTCGCCCCTGGGAGTGA
- the yajL gene encoding protein deglycase YajL, which translates to MSASALVCLAPGSEETEAVTVIDLLVRGGIAVTTASVASDGNLTITCSRGVKLLADAPLVAVADGDFDVIVLPGGLKGAECFRDSPLLVETVRQFHHSGRIVAAICAAAGVVLIPHDLFPVGNMTGFPGLKERIPQEKWMDRRVVWDPRVNLLTSQGPGTAMDFALKIIDLLAGQEKARDVASQLVLAAGIYDYHDADSAGVAR; encoded by the coding sequence ATGAGCGCATCGGCGCTGGTTTGTCTCGCCCCTGGGAGTGAGGAAACAGAGGCGGTCACGGTTATCGACCTGCTGGTGCGTGGCGGTATTGCGGTCACCACAGCAAGCGTTGCCAGCGACGGCAATCTGACAATTACCTGCTCACGCGGCGTAAAACTGTTGGCCGACGCTCCACTGGTGGCCGTGGCCGACGGTGATTTTGACGTTATCGTGCTGCCCGGCGGCCTGAAAGGCGCCGAGTGCTTTCGCGACAGCCCGCTGTTAGTCGAAACCGTGCGCCAGTTCCATCACTCAGGGCGCATCGTCGCCGCTATCTGCGCGGCAGCAGGTGTGGTGCTGATACCGCACGATCTGTTCCCGGTCGGCAATATGACCGGTTTTCCGGGGCTGAAAGAGCGTATTCCACAAGAGAAATGGATGGACCGGCGTGTGGTATGGGACCCGCGCGTCAATCTGCTGACAAGCCAGGGGCCGGGCACCGCAATGGACTTTGCTCTGAAGATTATTGATTTGCTGGCTGGGCAGGAAAAGGCCCGGGACGTGGCGTCACAGCTGGTGCTGGCGGCAGGTATTTATGACTATCACGATGCCGATAGCGCCGGGGTAGCCCGCTAG
- the thiI gene encoding tRNA 4-thiouridine(8) synthase ThiI → MKFIIKLFPEITIKSQSVRLRFIKILTGNIRNVLKHYDESLAVVRHWDHIEVRAKDEAQRPAIRDALTRIPGIHHVLEVEDAPYTSLHNIFEQALALYREQLEGKTFCVRVKRRGKHEFTSIEVERYVGGGLNQHIESAKVKLTHPDVTVNLEIENDRLLLVKGRYEGIGGFPIGTQEDVLSLISGGFDSGVSSYMLMRRGCRVHYCFFNLGGAAHEIGVRQVAHYLWNRYGSSHRVRFVAINFEPVVGEILEKVDDGQMGVVLKRMMVRAASKVAERYGVQALVTGEALGQVSSQTLTNLRLIDNVSDTLVLRPLISWDKEHIIDIAREIGTEDFARTMPEYCGVISKSPTVKAVKARIEAEEENFDFSILERVVAEANNLDIRDIAQQTEQDVVEVETVSGFDAHDVILDIRSIDEQDDKPLAVENVEVVSLPFYKLSTQFGDLDQSKTYLLWCERGVMSRLQALYLREQGFANVKVYRP, encoded by the coding sequence ATGAAGTTTATCATTAAATTGTTCCCGGAAATCACTATTAAAAGCCAGTCCGTACGTTTGCGCTTTATAAAGATTCTGACCGGGAATATCCGCAATGTGCTCAAACACTACGATGAGAGCCTGGCCGTGGTCCGTCACTGGGACCATATTGAAGTGCGCGCCAAAGACGAGGCCCAGCGCCCGGCTATTCGCGATGCGCTGACCCGTATACCTGGCATTCACCACGTTCTTGAAGTGGAAGACGCGCCGTACACCTCTTTGCACAACATCTTTGAGCAAGCGCTGGCGCTGTACCGCGAGCAGCTTGAAGGCAAAACCTTCTGTGTGCGCGTGAAGCGTCGCGGCAAGCACGAGTTCACTTCCATTGAGGTGGAACGCTACGTTGGTGGCGGCCTGAACCAGCATATCGAATCGGCAAAGGTGAAGCTGACTCACCCGGATGTGACTGTTAATCTCGAAATTGAAAACGACAGACTGCTGCTGGTAAAAGGCCGCTATGAGGGCATTGGCGGTTTCCCTATCGGTACCCAGGAAGATGTGCTGTCGCTGATTTCCGGCGGTTTTGACTCCGGTGTGTCGAGCTACATGCTGATGCGCCGCGGTTGTCGCGTGCACTACTGCTTCTTCAATCTTGGCGGTGCCGCACACGAAATCGGCGTGCGTCAGGTGGCACACTATTTGTGGAACCGCTACGGCAGTTCACACCGCGTGCGCTTTGTTGCCATTAACTTTGAACCGGTAGTCGGTGAGATTCTGGAGAAAGTTGATGACGGCCAGATGGGCGTGGTGCTCAAGCGCATGATGGTACGCGCGGCCTCAAAAGTGGCAGAGCGCTATGGCGTGCAGGCACTGGTCACCGGCGAAGCGCTGGGCCAGGTCTCCAGCCAGACGCTGACCAACCTGCGCCTTATCGACAATGTCTCTGATACGCTGGTGCTGCGCCCGCTGATTTCCTGGGACAAAGAGCACATCATCGATATCGCGCGTGAAATCGGTACTGAAGACTTTGCCCGTACCATGCCGGAATACTGTGGCGTGATTTCCAAAAGCCCGACAGTGAAAGCGGTGAAGGCGCGCATTGAAGCGGAAGAAGAGAATTTTGACTTCAGTATTCTTGAGCGCGTCGTGGCCGAGGCGAATAACCTGGATATCCGTGACATCGCCCAGCAAACTGAGCAGGACGTGGTGGAAGTGGAAACCGTGAGCGGCTTTGACGCGCACGACGTGATCCTCGATATCCGCTCCATTGACGAGCAGGACGATAAGCCGCTGGCAGTTGAGAATGTGGAGGTGGTATCGCTGCCGTTCTATAAGCTCAGCACGCAGTTTGGCGACCTCGATCAGAGCAAAACCTATCTGTTGTGGTGTGAGCGCGGTGTGATGAGCCGTTTGCAGGCGCTGTATCTGCGTGAGCAGGGCTTTGCGAATGTGAAGGTCTATCGCCCGTAA
- the xseB gene encoding exodeoxyribonuclease VII small subunit — MPKKNESPASFEKALAELEQIVSHLESGELPLEEALNEFERGVALARQGQLKLQQAEQRVQILLSDSEEAPLAPFTPDAQ, encoded by the coding sequence ATGCCGAAAAAGAATGAAAGTCCGGCCAGCTTCGAGAAAGCGCTTGCGGAGCTTGAGCAGATTGTCAGCCATCTTGAGAGCGGTGAACTGCCGCTGGAAGAAGCGCTGAACGAATTCGAACGCGGCGTTGCGCTCGCACGCCAGGGCCAGCTTAAACTGCAGCAGGCAGAACAGCGCGTACAGATTCTCCTTAGTGACAGTGAAGAGGCGCCGCTGGCACCCTTCACGCCGGATGCTCAGTAA
- the ispA gene encoding (2E,6E)-farnesyl diphosphate synthase, which yields MNFTALMQARAEQANQALLRFIAPQSFQNTPLVDAMQHGALLGGKRLRPFLVYATGEMFGVAPLALDAPAAAVECIHAYSLIHDDLPAMDDDALRRGQPTCHIKFGEANAILAGDALQTLAFSILADAPMPGVGTEQRLAMVSELALASGVVGMCAGQALDLAAEGQQASLEMLERIHRLKTGALIRAAVRMGALSAGEPGRQAMPLLDSYASNIGLAFQVQDDILDVVGDTATIGKSQGRDLQLGKSTYPALLGLEQAKAKAQDLCNNALEALADLRCASLDTSALEALARYVIERDK from the coding sequence ATGAACTTTACCGCTTTAATGCAGGCTCGCGCCGAGCAGGCAAACCAGGCGCTACTGCGCTTTATTGCTCCACAGTCGTTTCAGAACACTCCTCTGGTTGATGCCATGCAGCATGGCGCACTATTAGGCGGTAAGCGGCTGCGCCCTTTCCTGGTGTATGCAACAGGCGAAATGTTTGGCGTTGCGCCGCTGGCGTTAGATGCCCCCGCTGCTGCGGTGGAATGCATTCACGCCTACTCGCTCATTCACGATGATTTACCCGCCATGGATGACGACGCGCTACGCCGCGGTCAGCCAACCTGTCACATTAAATTTGGCGAAGCGAACGCTATTCTTGCTGGTGATGCCCTGCAAACGCTGGCGTTTTCTATACTGGCTGATGCACCCATGCCCGGCGTGGGTACAGAGCAACGTCTGGCCATGGTGTCTGAACTGGCCCTGGCAAGCGGTGTGGTGGGTATGTGCGCCGGTCAGGCGCTCGATCTGGCAGCCGAAGGTCAACAGGCATCGCTTGAGATGCTTGAGCGCATTCACCGGCTCAAAACCGGCGCGCTGATCCGCGCTGCGGTGCGCATGGGTGCGCTGAGCGCAGGTGAGCCTGGGCGACAAGCCATGCCGCTGCTCGACAGTTACGCCAGTAACATCGGCCTTGCCTTTCAGGTGCAGGACGACATTCTCGACGTGGTCGGCGATACCGCCACCATCGGTAAAAGCCAGGGACGTGATTTGCAGCTTGGCAAAAGCACCTATCCGGCGTTGCTCGGACTGGAGCAGGCCAAAGCCAAAGCACAGGATCTGTGCAACAACGCGCTTGAGGCGCTTGCGGACCTCAGGTGCGCATCCCTGGATACCTCAGCGCTGGAAGCGCTGGCACGCTACGTTATCGAGCGTGATAAATAA
- the dxs gene encoding 1-deoxy-D-xylulose-5-phosphate synthase translates to MSFDTAKYPTLALVESTQELRSLPKESLPKLCDELRRYLLDSVSRSSGHFASGLGTIELTVALHYVYNTPFDRLIWDVGHQAYPHKILTGRRDKIGTIRQKNGLHPFPWREESEYDVLSVGHSSTSISAGIGVAVAAEKEGKDRRTVCVIGDGAITAGMAFEAMNHAGDIRPDMLVILNDNEMSISENVGALNNHLAQLLSGKLYSSLREGGKKVFSGVPPIRELLKRTEEHIKGMVVPGTLFEELGFNYIGPVDGHDVLGLITTLKNMRDLKGPQFLHIMTKKGRGYEPAEKDPITFHAVPKFDPSSGMLPKSSGGLPSYSKIFGDWLCEVANKDEKLMAITPAMREGSGMVEFSRQHPDRYFDVAIAEQHAVTFAAGLAIGGYKPVVAIYSTFLQRAYDQLIHDVAIQKLPVLFAIDRAGIVGADGQTHQGAFDLSFLRCIPDMVIMTPSDENECRQMLWTGYQYEQGPSAVRYPRGTGTGADLEALTLLPIGKGVKKRDGEKLAILNFGTLLSEAQTVAERLNATLVDMRFVKPLDEALVLELAASHDALVTVEENAIMGGAGSGVNELLMAHRRAVPVLNIGLPDRFIPQGTQEEARADCGLTADGMETRIRTWLA, encoded by the coding sequence ATGAGTTTTGATACCGCCAAATACCCAACGCTAGCTCTGGTTGAATCAACCCAGGAGCTACGTTCGTTGCCAAAAGAGAGCCTGCCGAAGCTCTGCGATGAGCTGCGCCGCTATCTGCTGGACAGCGTCAGCCGCTCCAGCGGCCATTTCGCCTCCGGCCTTGGCACCATTGAGCTGACCGTCGCACTGCACTATGTCTACAATACGCCGTTCGACAGGCTCATCTGGGACGTCGGTCATCAGGCTTATCCGCACAAAATTCTCACCGGACGCCGCGATAAAATAGGCACCATTCGCCAGAAAAACGGGCTGCACCCGTTCCCGTGGCGTGAAGAAAGCGAATATGACGTACTGAGCGTTGGTCATTCCTCCACGTCCATCAGCGCCGGTATTGGTGTTGCCGTAGCGGCTGAAAAAGAAGGCAAAGACCGACGCACCGTGTGCGTCATTGGCGATGGCGCCATCACCGCTGGCATGGCGTTTGAGGCCATGAACCATGCGGGCGATATTCGCCCTGATATGCTGGTTATCCTCAACGATAACGAAATGTCGATTTCTGAAAACGTCGGCGCGCTTAATAACCACCTGGCACAACTGCTGTCTGGCAAGCTTTACTCCAGCCTGCGCGAAGGTGGTAAAAAAGTGTTCTCCGGCGTACCGCCGATTCGCGAGTTGCTTAAGCGCACCGAAGAGCACATCAAAGGCATGGTGGTGCCAGGCACGCTGTTTGAAGAACTGGGCTTTAACTATATTGGCCCGGTAGACGGCCACGACGTGCTGGGTCTTATCACCACGCTTAAGAATATGCGTGACCTGAAAGGCCCTCAGTTCCTGCACATCATGACCAAAAAAGGCCGCGGCTATGAGCCTGCGGAAAAAGACCCTATTACCTTCCACGCGGTGCCGAAGTTTGACCCCAGCAGCGGCATGCTGCCTAAATCCAGCGGCGGCCTGCCGAGCTACTCAAAAATTTTCGGCGACTGGCTGTGCGAGGTGGCGAACAAAGATGAGAAGCTGATGGCGATTACGCCCGCCATGCGTGAAGGCTCCGGCATGGTGGAATTTTCGCGCCAGCACCCGGACCGTTACTTCGATGTGGCGATTGCCGAGCAGCACGCGGTGACGTTTGCCGCAGGCCTTGCTATCGGCGGCTATAAGCCTGTTGTCGCGATTTACTCCACGTTCCTGCAACGCGCCTATGATCAGCTCATCCACGACGTAGCCATCCAGAAGCTGCCGGTGCTGTTTGCCATCGACAGAGCCGGGATCGTGGGTGCCGACGGCCAGACGCACCAGGGCGCGTTCGATCTGAGCTTCCTGCGCTGCATCCCGGATATGGTCATCATGACACCGAGCGATGAAAACGAGTGCCGCCAGATGCTGTGGACCGGCTACCAGTACGAGCAAGGGCCAAGCGCGGTGCGCTACCCGCGCGGCACCGGCACTGGCGCTGACCTCGAAGCACTCACGCTGCTGCCCATTGGTAAAGGCGTGAAAAAGCGCGACGGTGAAAAGCTGGCCATCCTGAACTTTGGTACGCTGCTGTCAGAAGCGCAGACGGTGGCGGAGCGCCTGAACGCCACGCTTGTGGATATGCGCTTTGTGAAACCGCTTGATGAGGCGCTGGTGCTGGAGCTTGCCGCCAGCCACGACGCGCTGGTGACAGTGGAAGAAAACGCCATCATGGGTGGTGCAGGCAGCGGCGTAAATGAGTTACTGATGGCACACCGGCGCGCCGTGCCGGTGCTGAATATCGGCCTGCCGGACCGCTTTATCCCGCAAGGCACGCAGGAAGAAGCGCGTGCTGATTGTGGGCTGACCGCCGACGGCATGGAAACCCGCATCCGCACCTGGCTTGCCTGA
- a CDS encoding aldo/keto reductase: MHYLPLGTTDLRVSRLCLGCMTFGEPNRGSHAWTLPEESSRPLIKRALEAGINFFDTANSYSDGSSEEIVGRALRDFARRDEVVVATKVYHQTGDLPQGLSRAQILRSIDDSLQRLGMEYVDLLQIHRWDYNTPIEETLEALHDVVKAGKARYIGASSMYARQFARALYTQDKHGWTRFVTMQDQYNLIQREEEREMLPLCYEEGVAVIPWSPLARGRLTRPWGETSARSVSDEFGKTLYVESEENDAQIAERLAYVAKDKGATRAQVALAWLLSKPAIAAPIIGTSRKEQLDELLGAVDLQLTPEEIAELETPYRPHHVVGFS, from the coding sequence ATGCACTATCTCCCCTTAGGAACCACCGATCTGCGCGTTTCGCGCCTGTGCCTCGGCTGCATGACATTTGGCGAACCCAACCGTGGCAGTCACGCCTGGACGTTGCCAGAAGAGAGCAGCCGACCTCTCATTAAGCGTGCGCTGGAAGCCGGCATCAACTTTTTCGACACCGCCAACAGTTACTCCGACGGCAGCAGCGAAGAGATTGTCGGCCGCGCGCTGCGCGATTTTGCCCGCCGCGACGAAGTCGTCGTTGCCACCAAGGTCTATCACCAGACCGGCGATTTACCGCAGGGTCTGTCGCGCGCACAAATCCTGCGCTCAATTGACGACAGTCTGCAACGCTTAGGCATGGAGTACGTTGACCTGCTGCAAATCCACCGTTGGGACTACAACACGCCAATCGAAGAAACGCTGGAAGCCCTGCACGATGTGGTAAAAGCCGGTAAGGCGCGCTATATCGGTGCTTCCTCCATGTACGCCCGCCAGTTTGCCCGTGCGCTGTATACCCAGGATAAGCATGGCTGGACGCGTTTTGTCACCATGCAGGATCAGTACAACCTGATTCAGCGTGAGGAGGAGCGCGAGATGCTGCCGCTGTGCTATGAAGAAGGCGTGGCGGTGATCCCATGGAGCCCGCTGGCGCGTGGACGCCTGACGCGCCCGTGGGGTGAAACCTCAGCACGTTCCGTCTCGGATGAGTTCGGCAAAACGCTGTATGTCGAGAGCGAAGAAAACGACGCCCAGATTGCCGAGCGCCTGGCCTACGTTGCCAAAGACAAAGGTGCAACGCGCGCGCAGGTGGCGCTGGCGTGGCTTTTAAGTAAACCGGCGATTGCCGCACCGATTATCGGCACCTCACGCAAGGAGCAGCTTGATGAGCTGCTGGGAGCGGTAGATTTACAACTGACACCTGAGGAAATTGCCGAGCTGGAAACACCGTACCGCCCCCATCACGTGGTGGGGTTTTCATAA
- the pgpA gene encoding phosphatidylglycerophosphatase A has protein sequence MTTLRNSKAEAKRRLSMRNPWHLLATGFGSGLSPVVPGTMGSLAAIPFWWLLTFLPWQLYSLVVMFSICIGVYICRRTAKDMKVHDHGSIVWDEFVGMWITLMAIPVMDWRWVAAGFVIFRILDMWKPWPIRWFDRNVHGGMGIMVDDIIAGVLSAAIIWLISVQWPIGLI, from the coding sequence ATGACCACTTTACGCAACAGTAAGGCCGAGGCGAAGCGTCGCCTGAGTATGCGCAATCCCTGGCACCTGCTGGCGACCGGGTTTGGCAGCGGGTTGAGTCCGGTGGTGCCTGGCACAATGGGATCGCTTGCGGCTATTCCGTTCTGGTGGTTACTGACGTTTCTGCCGTGGCAGCTTTATTCACTGGTGGTGATGTTCAGCATCTGCATCGGTGTGTATATCTGCCGCCGCACGGCGAAGGATATGAAGGTGCACGACCACGGCAGCATCGTCTGGGACGAGTTTGTCGGCATGTGGATAACGCTGATGGCTATCCCGGTGATGGACTGGCGCTGGGTGGCGGCTGGTTTTGTGATTTTCCGCATTCTGGATATGTGGAAGCCGTGGCCAATTCGCTGGTTTGACAGGAATGTGCATGGTGGCATGGGAATTATGGTCGATGACATTATCGCCGGGGTGCTGTCGGCAGCGATTATCTGGCTGATTAGCGTCCAGTGGCCGATTGGGTTGATTTAA